A genome region from Streptomyces pratensis includes the following:
- a CDS encoding LacI family DNA-binding transcriptional regulator encodes MDRPPRKEASMADVARLAGVSSQTVSRVSNGHSMVSENTRERVLAAMKELNYRPNSAARALKSGKFRTLGVILFTLATTGNVRTLEAISASAADEGYAITLLPVATPTSKGVRGAVTVLGEQVVDGIIVIMEVRLLDAAISLPPHTHVVVADSDAGDRYSVVDTDQSGGAEAAVRHLLDLGHRSVVHVAGPSESFAAQRRAHAWQQTLEEAGRPVPPPVSGDWSAASGYAAGLALAADPACTAIFAANDQMALGVLRALHEKGRRVPEDVSVVGFDDIADSASFLPPLTTVHQDFAEIGRLCVDGVLRQIRNETTERGTTLVPTRLVVRASTAPPPHG; translated from the coding sequence ATGGACAGACCTCCTCGCAAGGAAGCCTCCATGGCCGATGTCGCGCGCCTGGCCGGAGTCTCCTCGCAGACGGTCTCCCGTGTGTCCAACGGGCACTCCATGGTGTCCGAGAACACCCGGGAACGTGTTCTCGCCGCCATGAAGGAGCTCAACTACCGGCCCAACAGTGCCGCGCGCGCCCTGAAGAGCGGGAAGTTCCGCACACTGGGCGTCATCCTGTTCACACTGGCCACGACCGGCAACGTCCGTACGCTGGAGGCCATTTCCGCCTCGGCGGCGGACGAGGGCTACGCCATCACCCTGCTGCCCGTCGCCACGCCCACCAGCAAGGGCGTCAGAGGAGCGGTCACCGTGCTCGGCGAACAGGTCGTGGACGGCATCATCGTGATCATGGAGGTCCGCCTGCTGGACGCGGCCATCTCGCTGCCGCCGCACACCCATGTCGTGGTGGCCGACTCGGACGCGGGCGACCGTTACAGCGTCGTGGACACCGACCAGTCCGGGGGTGCCGAGGCAGCCGTGCGGCATCTGCTCGACCTCGGACACCGCAGCGTGGTTCATGTCGCCGGTCCGTCCGAGTCGTTCGCCGCACAGCGCCGTGCCCATGCCTGGCAGCAGACCCTGGAGGAGGCGGGACGCCCGGTCCCGCCGCCGGTGAGCGGCGACTGGTCGGCGGCCTCCGGCTACGCGGCGGGGCTGGCCCTGGCAGCGGACCCAGCCTGCACCGCGATCTTCGCGGCCAACGACCAGATGGCGCTGGGCGTTCTGCGGGCGCTGCACGAGAAGGGCAGGCGAGTGCCCGAGGACGTCAGTGTCGTGGGGTTCGACGACATCGCCGACTCCGCCTCGTTCCTCCCGCCGCTGACCACCGTCCACCAGGACTTCGCCGAGATCGGACGGCTGTGCGTCGACGGGGTGCTGCGGCAGATCCGCAACGAGACGACGGAACGCGGCACCACCCTGGTCCCGACCCGCCTTGTCGTCCGGGCCAGCACGGCCCCGCCTCCTCACGGGTGA
- a CDS encoding carbohydrate binding domain-containing protein gives MRRTPARLLGRPAAAAVAATVMLGLLTPAPGLSGPDSAVPAAASESTATVFYYTKTKNWSAYRMHYAPDGGSWTTVPGVAMEAACTDWVKQTVTLGSASGLAATFNNGSGVWDNNAGKNYALGTGAITVKDGVVAHSDPCADTGTEPGEARTASVYYSTATVGWTTINLHYQPAGGSWTTVPGVGMEPACTGWVKKSVDLGTATSMLATFNNGSGVWDNNNGVNYTVPAGLTTVKDKKVTAGAGDPCAAETPDTQAPTAPSKVSASADGVSVVLTWDPSTDDRGVTKYQVTRTGGTKGTLVSDVGSTVFSDTGLEARTTYSYTVKAVDAAGNVSTASAAASATTGEKPTAPASGKPLGTDPRKDPIYFVLTARFNDGDTTNNRGGSQHTKSGNAANDDPMFRGDFKGLVDKLDYIKGLGMSAVWITPVVLNRSDYDYHGYHGYDFYEVDSRLESAGASYQDLIDAAHAKGMKIYQDVVFNHSSRWGAKGLFTPKAYGVRDTQWSWYYDEKNDGFEYDGLTVETKSGKSYYNGDLWSTAEPSGNTCVNWGTPTQHTSPEGYRIYNCQWPSPTSGMFPKAYYHNCWIGNWEGEDSRSCWLHDDLADFNTESAPVQNYLIGAYNKYIDMGVDGFRVDTAVHIPRTTWNRRFLPAIQERVTQQFGAEAAKNFFVFGEVAAFVNDKWNRGSVNHSAQFYTWKERKEYNADDEKAALEMYDYEQQQGTGSQPTSDNAFLNGNSYHAPDHSRFSGMNVIDMRMHMNFGDANNAYGNGKDSDDSYNDATYNVVYVDSHDYGPNKSSERYAGGTDAWAENMSLMWTFRGIPTLYYGSEIEFQAGKKIDCGPTCPLATTGRAYYGGHLAGDVKASDFGTVSSATGAVADTLAKPLVKHVQRLNQIRRAVPALQMGQYSTEGISGSMAYKRRYTDAASGTDSFALVTVSGGATYTGIPNGTYKDAVTGDTKVVTGGTLAVPAPGKGNLRVYVLDLGGRNAAPGKIGTAGTYLK, from the coding sequence ATGAGACGCACCCCTGCCCGGCTGCTCGGACGCCCTGCGGCGGCGGCCGTCGCGGCGACGGTGATGCTGGGACTCCTGACCCCCGCACCCGGGCTTTCCGGCCCGGATTCGGCTGTGCCCGCGGCAGCCTCGGAGTCCACCGCCACCGTCTTCTACTACACGAAGACCAAGAACTGGTCCGCGTACCGGATGCACTACGCGCCCGACGGCGGGTCCTGGACCACCGTGCCCGGTGTGGCCATGGAAGCCGCTTGCACGGACTGGGTCAAACAGACCGTGACTCTCGGCAGCGCGTCCGGCCTGGCCGCGACGTTCAACAACGGTTCCGGTGTCTGGGACAACAACGCCGGGAAGAACTACGCCCTGGGCACCGGCGCCATCACCGTCAAGGACGGTGTGGTCGCCCACAGCGACCCGTGCGCGGACACCGGGACGGAACCCGGCGAGGCCCGTACGGCCTCGGTCTACTACTCGACCGCCACGGTCGGCTGGACGACCATCAATCTCCACTACCAGCCGGCGGGCGGATCCTGGACCACCGTGCCCGGCGTGGGGATGGAGCCCGCCTGCACGGGGTGGGTGAAGAAGTCGGTGGACCTCGGCACCGCCACGTCGATGCTCGCCACCTTCAACAACGGCAGCGGCGTCTGGGACAACAACAACGGTGTCAACTACACCGTCCCGGCCGGTCTCACCACGGTGAAGGACAAGAAGGTCACCGCGGGCGCCGGGGACCCCTGTGCCGCCGAGACCCCGGACACCCAGGCCCCGACCGCCCCGTCGAAGGTGTCGGCGAGCGCGGACGGGGTGTCCGTCGTGCTGACCTGGGACCCGTCCACGGACGACCGCGGTGTGACGAAGTACCAGGTGACACGGACGGGCGGTACCAAGGGGACCCTGGTCAGCGACGTCGGCTCCACGGTGTTCTCGGACACCGGCCTGGAGGCGAGGACGACGTACAGCTACACCGTCAAGGCGGTCGACGCCGCGGGGAACGTCTCGACGGCCTCCGCCGCGGCCTCGGCGACCACCGGCGAGAAGCCGACGGCCCCGGCCTCCGGGAAGCCGCTCGGCACCGACCCCCGCAAGGACCCGATCTACTTCGTGCTCACCGCCCGCTTCAACGACGGTGACACCACGAACAACCGAGGCGGCAGCCAGCACACCAAGTCGGGCAACGCCGCAAACGACGACCCCATGTTCCGGGGCGACTTCAAGGGCCTGGTCGACAAGCTCGACTACATCAAGGGCCTCGGCATGTCGGCCGTGTGGATCACCCCCGTGGTCCTGAACCGTTCCGACTACGACTACCACGGTTACCACGGCTACGACTTCTACGAGGTCGACTCCCGGCTGGAGTCCGCCGGGGCCTCGTACCAGGACCTCATCGACGCGGCCCACGCCAAGGGCATGAAGATCTACCAGGACGTCGTCTTCAACCACTCGTCGCGCTGGGGCGCCAAGGGCCTGTTCACCCCGAAGGCGTACGGGGTCCGCGACACCCAGTGGAGCTGGTACTACGACGAGAAGAACGACGGTTTCGAGTACGACGGTCTGACGGTCGAGACGAAGTCCGGGAAGTCCTACTACAACGGTGATCTGTGGTCCACGGCCGAGCCGTCGGGCAACACCTGCGTCAACTGGGGCACCCCCACGCAGCACACCTCGCCCGAGGGCTACCGGATCTACAACTGCCAGTGGCCGAGCCCCACTTCGGGGATGTTCCCCAAGGCGTACTACCACAACTGCTGGATCGGCAACTGGGAGGGCGAGGACTCCCGTTCCTGCTGGCTGCACGACGATCTCGCCGACTTCAACACCGAGAGCGCGCCCGTACAGAACTATCTGATCGGCGCCTACAACAAGTACATCGACATGGGCGTCGACGGCTTCCGCGTGGACACCGCCGTGCACATCCCCCGCACCACCTGGAACCGCCGTTTCCTGCCGGCCATCCAGGAGCGCGTCACCCAGCAGTTCGGTGCCGAGGCCGCGAAGAACTTCTTCGTCTTCGGTGAGGTCGCCGCCTTCGTCAACGACAAGTGGAACCGCGGCTCGGTGAACCACTCCGCGCAGTTCTACACGTGGAAGGAGCGCAAGGAGTACAACGCGGACGACGAGAAGGCCGCCCTCGAGATGTACGACTACGAGCAGCAGCAGGGCACCGGCTCCCAGCCGACCTCAGACAACGCCTTCCTGAACGGCAACAGCTACCACGCCCCGGATCACAGCCGGTTCTCCGGCATGAACGTCATCGACATGCGCATGCACATGAACTTCGGTGACGCGAACAACGCCTACGGCAACGGCAAGGACTCCGACGACAGTTACAACGACGCCACCTACAACGTCGTGTACGTCGACAGCCACGACTACGGCCCCAACAAGAGCAGCGAGCGGTACGCCGGGGGCACGGACGCCTGGGCCGAGAACATGTCGCTGATGTGGACCTTCCGGGGCATCCCCACGCTGTACTACGGCTCCGAGATCGAGTTCCAGGCCGGCAAGAAGATCGACTGCGGTCCCACCTGTCCGCTGGCGACGACCGGCCGGGCGTACTACGGCGGCCATCTCGCCGGCGACGTCAAGGCATCGGACTTCGGCACGGTCTCCTCGGCGACCGGCGCGGTCGCCGACACCCTGGCGAAGCCGCTGGTCAAGCACGTGCAGCGACTCAACCAGATCCGCCGTGCGGTGCCCGCCCTGCAGATGGGGCAGTACTCGACGGAGGGCATCTCCGGCTCGATGGCGTACAAGCGCCGCTACACGGACGCGGCGAGCGGCACGGACAGCTTCGCTCTGGTGACGGTCTCCGGCGGCGCCACTTACACGGGCATCCCCAACGGCACCTACAAGGACGCCGTCACCGGCGACACCAAGGTCGTGACGGGCGGCACGCTCGCCGTCCCGGCACCGGGCAAGGGCAATCTGCGGGTGTACGTCCTCGACCTCGGCGGCAGGAACGCCGCCCCGGGGAAGATCGGGACGGCGGGTACCTACCTGAAGTGA
- a CDS encoding elongation factor G, with the protein MHTLNLGILAHVDAGKTSLTERLLHNAGVIEAVGSVDDGSTQTDTLALERQRGITIKSAVVSFAVDGVTVNLIDTPGHPDFIAEVERVLGVLDGAVLVVSAVEGVQAQTRILMRALRRLRIPTLVFVNKTDRAGARYGGVLADIAERLSPAVVAMGSAEGLGTREARTRPFTEADPGFATALTDLLTTHDDGLLAAYVEGPAGIPYGRLRDRLAAQTRQALVHPVYFGSAATGAGVAELTAGIAEFLPLTGENSEGPASGTVFKVERGPAGEKIAYARMFSGTVRTRERVRLRGDGEEGVREGKISAITVFDNGTDVREPSLRAGRIGRLRGLHAVRIGDRIGAPGGGPARAHFAPPTLETVVTPCRSQDRGALHIALGHLAEQDPLIGVRRDDLRQEVSLSLYGEVQKEVIQATLADEYGIEVGFRETTTICLERPTGRGAAVEFIDKEPNPFLATVGLRVEPAVFGSGVEFRREVELGSMPYALMRAVEDTVLETLGQGIHGWRVTDCTVTMTHSGYWPRQSHSHGVFDKSMSSTAGDFRHLTPLVLMDALKQAGTTVYEPMHRFRAELPADAAGPLVPVLARLRAVPGPPVTRGGVCTVEGVIPAARVHELQQLLPGLTRGEGMLESAFDDFRPVDGPVPHRSRTDRDPLNRKDYLLRTLRRVDGGR; encoded by the coding sequence GTGCACACATTGAACCTGGGAATTCTGGCGCATGTCGACGCGGGTAAGACGAGCCTGACCGAGCGGCTGCTCCACAACGCCGGAGTGATCGAAGCGGTCGGCAGTGTCGACGACGGCAGCACACAGACCGACACCCTCGCCCTGGAGCGGCAGCGAGGCATCACCATCAAGTCCGCCGTGGTCTCCTTCGCCGTCGACGGCGTCACGGTCAACCTGATCGACACCCCCGGCCACCCCGATTTCATCGCCGAGGTGGAACGGGTCCTCGGTGTGCTCGACGGCGCGGTGCTCGTCGTGTCCGCCGTGGAGGGCGTCCAGGCCCAGACGCGGATCCTGATGCGGGCGCTGCGGCGCCTGCGGATCCCCACGCTCGTGTTCGTGAACAAGACCGACCGCGCCGGAGCACGGTACGGAGGCGTCCTGGCCGACATCGCGGAACGGCTGTCACCCGCGGTCGTCGCGATGGGCTCGGCCGAAGGCCTGGGAACCCGCGAGGCCCGGACGAGGCCGTTCACCGAAGCGGACCCGGGATTCGCCACCGCGCTGACGGACCTGCTCACCACGCACGACGACGGCCTCCTCGCGGCGTACGTCGAAGGCCCGGCAGGCATCCCGTACGGCCGGCTGCGTGACCGGCTGGCGGCGCAGACCCGGCAGGCGCTGGTGCACCCCGTGTACTTCGGATCCGCTGCCACCGGTGCGGGCGTCGCCGAACTGACCGCCGGTATCGCCGAGTTCCTTCCCCTGACCGGTGAGAACTCCGAAGGCCCGGCCTCGGGGACGGTCTTCAAGGTGGAGCGCGGACCGGCGGGGGAGAAGATCGCGTACGCACGCATGTTCTCCGGAACGGTACGCACCCGTGAGAGGGTCCGGCTGCGGGGCGACGGCGAGGAGGGCGTCCGCGAGGGCAAGATCTCGGCCATCACCGTCTTCGACAACGGTACGGACGTCCGCGAGCCCTCGCTCCGCGCCGGCCGGATCGGCAGGCTGCGAGGCCTGCACGCCGTCAGGATCGGGGACAGGATCGGCGCACCGGGCGGTGGGCCGGCACGCGCACACTTCGCCCCGCCCACCCTGGAGACCGTCGTCACCCCGTGCCGCAGCCAGGACAGGGGTGCGCTGCACATCGCTCTCGGACACCTGGCGGAGCAGGACCCGCTGATCGGAGTGCGCCGCGACGACCTCCGCCAGGAGGTGTCCCTGTCGCTATACGGGGAGGTGCAGAAGGAGGTCATCCAGGCGACGCTGGCGGACGAGTACGGCATCGAGGTCGGCTTCCGGGAGACGACGACGATCTGTCTGGAACGGCCGACGGGAAGAGGCGCGGCCGTCGAGTTCATCGACAAGGAGCCGAATCCCTTCCTGGCCACCGTCGGACTCCGCGTGGAGCCGGCCGTCTTCGGCAGCGGGGTGGAATTCCGCCGGGAGGTGGAGCTCGGATCCATGCCGTATGCGCTGATGCGGGCGGTGGAGGACACCGTGCTGGAAACGCTCGGTCAGGGAATTCACGGATGGCGGGTCACCGATTGCACGGTGACCATGACTCATTCCGGTTACTGGCCCCGGCAGAGTCATTCGCACGGAGTGTTCGACAAGAGCATGTCGAGTACGGCGGGAGACTTCCGTCATCTGACCCCGCTGGTGCTGATGGACGCTCTGAAGCAGGCAGGGACCACGGTGTACGAACCCATGCACCGCTTCCGTGCCGAGCTCCCGGCAGATGCGGCCGGCCCGCTGGTGCCGGTCCTCGCACGGCTGCGAGCCGTCCCCGGGCCTCCGGTGACGCGCGGGGGCGTCTGCACGGTGGAGGGAGTGATCCCGGCCGCCCGCGTCCATGAGCTGCAGCAGCTGCTGCCGGGGTTGACGCGGGGCGAGGGGATGCTGGAGTCCGCGTTCGACGACTTCAGGCCGGTCGACGGACCCGTCCCGCACAGGTCCAGGACCGACCGCGACCCGCTGAACCGCAAGGACTACCTCCTGCGGACCCTGCGGCGTGTCGACGGCGGGCGGTGA
- a CDS encoding aldose epimerase family protein: MPRPTVHRAPFGSVQGTRTDLWTLDSGTGVRAEILTYGASLHRLTVPDTAGVTASVVRSLTTLDDYTAKHPYFGAVVGRYANRIAHGRFLLDGTEHHIPANDRGHALHGGPDGFHTKVWQAAPDHTDDSASVRLTLHSPDGDMGFPGALDATVTYTLDTAGTLAVEYASVTDRPTVVNLTNHAYFDLAGHDDVLGHRLEVDADTYLPVDDDGIPLGAPAEVRGTPFDLTAPQVLEERLATENPQLRAAGGFDHCWVLRDAGGGLRRAARLTAPDAARVLEVWTTEPGIQVYTANQLDGSFTDGAGRRHERHGSVCLETQHLPDSPNRPDLPSTVLRPGETARSRTELRFPHLAN; this comes from the coding sequence ATGCCGCGCCCCACCGTGCACCGCGCCCCGTTCGGCTCCGTCCAGGGGACCCGGACCGACCTGTGGACCCTCGACAGCGGTACGGGTGTCCGTGCCGAGATACTGACCTACGGCGCGTCCCTGCACCGCCTCACCGTGCCGGACACCGCCGGCGTCACCGCCTCCGTCGTCCGGTCGCTCACGACGCTCGACGACTACACGGCCAAGCACCCCTACTTCGGCGCCGTCGTCGGCCGTTACGCCAATCGCATCGCCCACGGCCGCTTCCTCCTGGACGGCACCGAGCACCACATCCCCGCCAACGACCGGGGCCACGCCCTGCACGGAGGGCCGGACGGCTTCCACACCAAGGTGTGGCAAGCGGCCCCCGACCACACCGACGACAGTGCGTCCGTACGGCTCACCCTGCACAGCCCCGACGGGGACATGGGCTTCCCGGGCGCGCTGGACGCGACCGTCACGTACACCCTCGACACGGCGGGCACACTGGCCGTCGAATACGCGTCGGTGACCGACCGCCCCACGGTCGTCAACCTCACCAACCACGCCTACTTCGACCTGGCCGGCCACGACGACGTCCTGGGCCACCGCCTGGAGGTCGACGCCGACACCTATCTGCCGGTGGACGACGACGGCATCCCCCTGGGAGCGCCGGCCGAGGTCCGGGGAACCCCCTTCGACCTCACGGCGCCGCAAGTCCTGGAGGAACGCCTCGCCACCGAGAATCCGCAACTACGGGCCGCCGGCGGCTTCGACCACTGCTGGGTGCTGCGGGACGCGGGCGGCGGCCTGCGCCGCGCCGCACGGCTCACCGCGCCGGACGCGGCCCGTGTGCTGGAGGTGTGGACGACCGAGCCCGGTATCCAGGTCTACACCGCCAACCAGCTCGACGGCTCCTTCACCGACGGCGCCGGGCGCCGCCACGAACGGCACGGCTCGGTCTGCCTGGAGACGCAGCACCTGCCCGACTCACCGAACCGGCCCGATCTGCCCAGCACCGTACTGCGCCCCGGCGAAACCGCGCGCAGCCGTACCGAACTGCGTTTCCCCCACCTCGCGAATTAA
- a CDS encoding LacI family DNA-binding transcriptional regulator — MGVSLKDVAQRAGVSIKTVSNVVNNYQHVTPAMRARVQQAIDELGYRPNLTARHLRKGRTGIIALAVPEFGNPYFAELAGAVIDAAARHDYTVLVDHTAGLREKELLVSQGFRSHVIDGLILSPIHLETEDLMARTETAPLVLLGEREYEAPYDHIAIDNVAAARAAVRHLVGQGNRRIAFLGSRTGQERQPAHLRLRGWREELAAAGITPDESLVVVTEGYGREDGATGMARLLDREDRPDAVFAYNDLIAIGAMRTITEHGLRIPDDIAVVGFDDIEESRYTTTTLTTIAPDKEAIARLAVDSLVGQLAGEPVAEPRRPRPGYRLVVRESTTPGPESGHTEDL; from the coding sequence GTGGGCGTCAGCCTCAAGGACGTTGCACAACGGGCGGGCGTGTCCATCAAGACCGTGTCGAACGTGGTGAACAACTATCAGCACGTCACACCCGCCATGCGCGCCAGGGTGCAACAGGCGATCGACGAACTCGGCTACCGGCCGAACCTCACCGCCCGCCACCTGCGCAAGGGCCGCACCGGCATCATCGCCCTGGCCGTACCCGAGTTCGGCAACCCGTACTTCGCCGAACTCGCCGGAGCGGTCATCGACGCGGCCGCCCGGCACGACTACACCGTCCTGGTCGACCACACCGCCGGCCTGCGGGAGAAGGAGCTCCTGGTCAGCCAGGGATTCCGGTCGCATGTGATCGACGGGCTCATCCTCAGCCCCATCCACCTGGAGACCGAGGACCTGATGGCCCGCACGGAGACGGCGCCCCTGGTCCTGCTGGGGGAGCGCGAGTACGAGGCTCCGTACGACCACATCGCCATCGACAACGTGGCGGCGGCCCGCGCGGCCGTGCGCCACCTCGTCGGCCAGGGCAACCGGCGGATCGCCTTCCTCGGATCGCGCACCGGCCAGGAACGCCAGCCCGCGCACCTGCGCCTGAGGGGCTGGCGCGAGGAACTCGCCGCCGCCGGCATCACACCCGACGAATCCCTCGTCGTCGTCACCGAGGGCTACGGCCGCGAGGACGGCGCCACCGGCATGGCGCGGCTCCTGGACCGGGAGGACCGGCCCGACGCCGTGTTCGCCTACAACGACCTCATCGCCATCGGCGCGATGCGGACCATCACGGAACACGGCCTGCGGATCCCGGACGACATCGCCGTCGTCGGCTTCGACGACATCGAGGAGAGCCGCTACACCACCACCACACTCACCACCATCGCCCCCGACAAGGAAGCCATCGCCCGCCTCGCCGTCGACAGCCTCGTCGGACAGCTCGCGGGCGAGCCCGTCGCCGAACCACGCAGGCCACGCCCCGGCTACCGCCTCGTCGTCCGCGAATCCACCACACCCGGGCCCGAATCCGGCCACACCGAGGATCTCTGA
- a CDS encoding ABC transporter permease: MNETKPVTAAPAPVPTKTPAARPAAGPEQAGRQRAAELLQRQGVLAVLLTVVIAASFIYPTFASLDNARGVTIQASFLAVVALGMTMVIITGGIDLSVGSVFALGGVLAAWASQYGFLAALLLPLVVCGGIGLLNGLLIARGNMAPFIVTLATLLGARGLLLALTDEGATTYLVPKDSAFGELGQGSVWGFGYPIIIALVLFGAGGLVLQRTSFGQTLFAVGGSSDAATLMGLPVARTKILVYTLSGLLAGLAGALNAARLSSGVTIVGVGMELDAISAVVIGGTLLVGGAGSISGTLWGVLLLAVIQNLINQIGSLNSSYQSVVSGGFLIVVVVAQRYLARSRRST; the protein is encoded by the coding sequence ATGAACGAAACCAAGCCCGTCACCGCAGCCCCGGCCCCGGTGCCGACGAAGACGCCCGCGGCCCGCCCCGCCGCCGGACCCGAGCAGGCCGGCCGGCAGCGCGCCGCCGAACTCCTCCAACGCCAGGGCGTCCTCGCGGTCCTGCTGACCGTCGTGATCGCCGCCTCCTTCATCTACCCGACGTTCGCCTCCCTGGACAACGCCCGCGGTGTGACCATCCAGGCGTCCTTCCTCGCCGTGGTCGCACTCGGCATGACCATGGTCATCATCACCGGCGGCATCGACCTCTCCGTCGGATCGGTCTTCGCCCTCGGGGGAGTCCTCGCCGCCTGGGCCTCGCAGTACGGATTCCTCGCCGCACTGCTCCTCCCTCTCGTGGTGTGCGGCGGGATCGGCCTGCTCAACGGGCTCCTGATCGCCCGGGGGAACATGGCCCCGTTCATCGTCACCCTCGCGACCCTGCTGGGCGCCCGCGGCCTCCTGCTCGCCCTCACCGACGAAGGCGCCACCACCTACCTGGTGCCCAAGGACTCCGCCTTCGGCGAGCTCGGCCAGGGCAGCGTCTGGGGCTTCGGCTACCCGATCATCATCGCCCTGGTCCTCTTCGGGGCCGGTGGGCTCGTCCTGCAGCGCACCTCGTTCGGGCAGACCCTCTTCGCAGTGGGCGGCAGCAGCGACGCGGCCACCCTGATGGGCCTCCCCGTCGCACGTACGAAGATCCTCGTCTACACGCTCAGCGGACTGCTCGCCGGCCTCGCCGGCGCCCTCAACGCGGCAAGGCTGTCCTCCGGCGTCACCATCGTCGGTGTGGGCATGGAACTCGACGCGATCTCCGCCGTCGTCATCGGCGGCACACTTCTCGTCGGAGGCGCCGGATCCATCAGCGGAACCCTCTGGGGCGTCCTGCTGCTGGCCGTCATCCAGAACCTGATCAACCAGATCGGCTCGCTCAACTCCTCCTACCAGTCGGTGGTCAGCGGCGGCTTCCTTATCGTTGTCGTGGTGGCGCAGCGCTATCTGGCGCGCAGTCGCAGAAGCACCTGA
- a CDS encoding ABC transporter permease gives MTQTAVAPPAKSDKPSKSASPLARLRAPAWYQRYGVYVAVAVVLLFNALFTEHFMTADNFRTQLVQVAPIVIVALGMALVIGTEGVDLSVGSTMALAAAFLPLYLGYGLVPALVVSLLAGAVVGAVNGALVSLVGLQPIVATLALFVGGRGLALVMADGQLKQIVNPDLLSLGTGSFLGIPLVVWIAGVLAVAVAFLVQRTTFGRQVVAVGGNRSAAALAGLPVKRVLIGVYVICGVLAGLAGILATARLTASDPSSLGTLMELSAITAVVVGGTPLNGGSVRVLGTVAGALLMQLLRATLVKHDLPDSTAQIAQAAIIIAAVYVARERRSR, from the coding sequence ATGACCCAGACCGCCGTCGCACCGCCCGCGAAGAGCGACAAGCCCTCGAAGTCCGCGAGCCCACTCGCCCGCCTGCGCGCCCCCGCCTGGTACCAGCGGTACGGCGTCTACGTGGCCGTGGCCGTGGTGCTGCTCTTCAACGCCCTGTTCACCGAGCACTTCATGACCGCGGACAACTTCCGCACCCAGCTCGTCCAGGTCGCCCCCATCGTCATCGTCGCCCTGGGCATGGCCCTGGTCATCGGTACCGAGGGCGTCGACCTGTCCGTCGGCTCGACCATGGCGCTCGCCGCCGCCTTCCTCCCGCTCTACCTCGGATACGGGCTCGTACCCGCGCTCGTCGTCTCCCTCCTGGCAGGCGCCGTCGTCGGAGCGGTCAACGGCGCACTCGTCTCCCTCGTCGGACTGCAGCCCATCGTGGCCACACTCGCCCTCTTCGTGGGAGGCCGAGGACTGGCCCTGGTCATGGCCGACGGTCAGCTCAAGCAGATCGTCAACCCCGACCTGCTGTCGCTCGGCACCGGCTCCTTCCTCGGCATTCCGCTCGTCGTCTGGATCGCCGGAGTCCTAGCCGTCGCCGTCGCCTTCCTCGTGCAGCGCACCACCTTCGGCCGGCAGGTCGTCGCCGTCGGCGGCAACCGCTCCGCCGCCGCGCTCGCCGGACTGCCCGTCAAGCGGGTCCTCATCGGCGTGTACGTCATCTGCGGGGTGCTCGCGGGTCTCGCCGGCATCCTCGCCACGGCCAGGCTCACCGCGAGTGACCCGTCCTCGCTCGGCACCCTGATGGAACTCTCCGCCATCACGGCGGTCGTGGTCGGCGGCACCCCCCTCAACGGAGGCTCCGTACGGGTGCTCGGCACCGTCGCGGGCGCGCTCCTCATGCAGCTCCTGCGTGCCACGCTCGTCAAGCACGACCTGCCCGACTCCACCGCACAGATCGCCCAGGCGGCCATCATCATCGCCGCCGTCTACGTCGCCCGGGAGCGTCGGTCCCGATGA